From the Halanaerobiales bacterium genome, the window ATTATTTTGTTTCAATTGAAATTATTTTCCGAAAATCCATTAATGACTGCTATTACTTTTCAGGAAGAAATATTTAGAGAATATCCAGAAATTTGGAGTAAATTTAATAGTCATCGTGAAAAAAGAGAAGAACTTATTAAAAATATTATAAAGGCTGGAAAGGAAAAAGGTGAAATAAAAGATTCAATTGATTCTGAAAGTTTTAGTACTATCTTTATGGGAACTATAAGGATGACTGTTATCAAATGGAGAGGAAGCAATTTTGAATATTCCATTTTAAAAAAAGGCGAAGAAATAATTAAACAATTAGAATATTTTTTGAAAAAGAGGTGATTTAATTGATTGCAATTTTTATTAATTTTATAGCATTATTAGCATTGGGAATTTCTTTTTATAATAATCGTCAAAAAACAAAAAACGCAGTAAAAAAAGCTTTTATGAAAGGTATTAATCTTGCTCCTCAGCTTATATTAATTATTGTGATTATAGGATTTATATTTGCCTTTATCCCTCCTGAATCAATTGAAGCTTATCTTGGAGGAGAATT encodes:
- a CDS encoding TetR/AcrR family transcriptional regulator C-terminal domain-containing protein, giving the protein IILFQLKLFSENPLMTAITFQEEIFREYPEIWSKFNSHREKREELIKNIIKAGKEKGEIKDSIDSESFSTIFMGTIRMTVIKWRGSNFEYSILKKGEEIIKQLEYFLKKR